In one window of Chryseobacterium viscerum DNA:
- a CDS encoding enoyl-ACP reductase, with protein MSYGLLKGKKGIIFGALNEQSIAWKVAERCHEEGSEFILSNAPIALRMGELNGLAEKTGSEVIGADATSIEDLEKLFDAAVAKFGKIDFILHSIGMSINVRKGKHYTEMNYDWLEKGWDISAVSFHKVMRVAWEKDCMNEWGSILALTYIAAQRTFPDYNDMSDNKAYLESIARTFGNYWGERKVRVNTVSQSPTMTTAGSGVKGFGGFLGYAEDMSPLGNATALECADYCVTLFSDLTKKVTMQNLFHDGGFSSSGVTQRVISKYDTE; from the coding sequence ATGTCATACGGTTTACTTAAAGGCAAAAAGGGAATTATTTTTGGAGCCCTTAATGAACAATCTATCGCATGGAAAGTTGCTGAAAGATGCCATGAAGAAGGTTCTGAATTTATCTTATCCAATGCTCCTATTGCTTTAAGAATGGGAGAACTAAATGGTTTAGCAGAAAAAACAGGTTCTGAAGTAATAGGTGCTGATGCTACTTCTATAGAAGATCTTGAAAAACTTTTTGATGCCGCTGTTGCAAAATTTGGAAAAATTGACTTTATCCTTCACTCTATCGGAATGTCTATTAACGTAAGAAAAGGAAAACATTATACAGAAATGAACTACGACTGGTTGGAAAAAGGCTGGGATATTTCCGCTGTTTCTTTCCATAAAGTAATGCGTGTAGCATGGGAAAAAGATTGTATGAACGAATGGGGAAGTATTTTGGCGCTTACTTATATCGCGGCTCAGAGAACATTCCCGGATTATAATGATATGTCTGATAACAAAGCTTATCTTGAAAGCATTGCAAGAACTTTCGGAAACTATTGGGGAGAAAGAAAAGTACGTGTAAATACAGTTTCTCAGTCTCCTACAATGACTACTGCGGGTAGCGGAGTGAAAGGTTTCGGAGGATTCCTTGGATATGCAGAAGATATGTCTCCACTAGGAAACGCTACAGCTCTTGAATGTGCTGACTACTGTGTAACTTTATTCTCTGATCTTACTAAAAAAGTAACCATGCAGAACCTATTCCATGACGGAGGTTTCAGCAGCTCAGGGGTTACTCAGAGAGTGATCAGTAAATATGATACTGAATAA
- a CDS encoding glycoside hydrolase family 16 protein, which produces MNFKAKNIIKICAAGAFFFSVLNCVSHKPDSHRTMIWSDEFNGKGLPDSLKWNYDTGGSGFGNEEAQFYTKNRLENARMEKGNLIIEAKKENWENKKYTSARLLTKGKFAFQYGTIEVRAKLPKGRGTWPAIWMMSENMKKWPDDGELDIMEHVGYNQGFIHASVHTKKYNHIQGTQKTDTLFVKDASEKFHVYKADWTPEKIDVYIDDQKFFTYENKEENKEAWPFDRPYFIILNLAVGGFWGGKEGIDDTIFPQKYYIDYVRVYQNK; this is translated from the coding sequence ATGAATTTCAAAGCTAAAAATATCATCAAAATATGTGCAGCAGGAGCTTTCTTCTTTTCTGTTTTGAATTGTGTTTCCCATAAACCTGATTCTCACAGAACCATGATCTGGAGTGATGAATTTAATGGTAAAGGACTTCCGGATTCATTAAAATGGAATTATGATACCGGAGGAAGCGGTTTTGGAAATGAAGAAGCTCAGTTTTATACCAAAAACAGGCTTGAAAATGCCAGAATGGAAAAAGGAAATCTGATTATTGAAGCCAAAAAAGAAAACTGGGAAAACAAAAAATATACTTCCGCAAGACTTTTAACCAAAGGAAAATTTGCTTTTCAATATGGAACCATAGAAGTAAGAGCAAAGCTTCCCAAAGGTCGAGGAACCTGGCCGGCAATCTGGATGATGAGTGAGAATATGAAAAAATGGCCGGATGATGGTGAATTGGATATTATGGAACATGTAGGATACAACCAGGGATTTATACATGCTTCCGTCCATACTAAAAAATACAACCATATTCAGGGAACACAGAAAACAGATACTTTGTTTGTAAAGGATGCCAGCGAAAAATTCCATGTCTATAAAGCAGACTGGACCCCGGAAAAGATTGACGTTTACATAGATGACCAGAAATTTTTCACCTATGAAAATAAAGAGGAAAATAAAGAGGCATGGCCTTTTGACAGACCTTATTTTATCATTCTAAATCTTGCTGTAGGAGGATTTTGGGGTGGAAAAGAAGGGATTGATGATACTATTTTTCCACAGAAGTATTACATAGACTACGTGAGAGTCTATCAAAATAAATAA
- a CDS encoding MarR family winged helix-turn-helix transcriptional regulator — translation MIPLSEHLCFKTYAVSRYITGLYKPYLDEISLTYPQYLVMIVLWEHGGMNIGKIGGHLHLDNGTLTPLLKRMEKNGLIIRTRSSEDERVVLINLTKEGAKLKDKARHIPEAVQSCMHLSNEVKSQLKNSLDEILSTQPVSEI, via the coding sequence ATGATCCCTTTATCAGAACATTTATGTTTTAAAACCTATGCGGTTTCCCGGTATATCACAGGTTTATATAAACCCTATCTGGATGAAATTTCATTGACCTATCCTCAATATCTTGTCATGATTGTTTTGTGGGAACACGGCGGAATGAATATCGGAAAGATTGGCGGGCACCTTCACCTGGACAATGGAACACTAACTCCACTCCTGAAACGTATGGAAAAAAACGGTCTGATTATCCGAACCCGCAGTTCAGAAGATGAAAGAGTTGTACTGATCAATCTTACAAAGGAGGGTGCGAAACTTAAAGATAAAGCGAGGCATATTCCTGAAGCTGTTCAGAGCTGTATGCATCTGAGCAATGAGGTAAAAAGCCAGCTGAAGAATTCTTTAGACGAAATATTATCAACTCAACCTGTATCTGAAATATGA
- a CDS encoding DNA-3-methyladenine glycosylase I yields METIRCGWCEKDDLYRKYHDEEWGRPVYDDETIFEFLILESFQAGLSWYTILSKRENFRDAFDHFDYKKVAVYSEEKIEELMNNPGIIRNRLKILAAVTNAQRFMEIQKEFGSFSNYIWNFTGGKPIDNSPETLADVPATTEVSDLISKELKKRGFKFVGSTVIYAHMQATGMVNDHIRNCLARK; encoded by the coding sequence ATGGAAACAATACGATGCGGATGGTGTGAAAAAGATGACCTCTACAGAAAATATCATGACGAAGAGTGGGGAAGACCTGTCTATGATGATGAAACAATATTTGAATTCCTGATCCTTGAAAGTTTTCAGGCCGGACTGAGCTGGTATACTATTTTATCTAAAAGAGAGAATTTCAGAGACGCTTTTGATCATTTTGATTATAAAAAGGTAGCAGTCTATTCAGAGGAGAAGATCGAAGAATTAATGAACAATCCAGGAATTATCAGAAACAGGCTTAAAATTCTGGCAGCAGTTACCAATGCTCAGCGATTTATGGAAATTCAGAAAGAATTCGGGAGTTTTTCCAACTATATCTGGAACTTTACGGGTGGGAAACCAATTGATAACAGTCCTGAGACTTTAGCTGATGTTCCTGCTACAACAGAAGTTTCTGATCTTATTTCTAAAGAACTTAAAAAAAGAGGGTTCAAGTTTGTTGGTTCTACAGTAATTTATGCCCATATGCAGGCTACCGGAATGGTAAATGACCACATCAGAAACTGCCTTGCCAGAAAATAA
- a CDS encoding alkaline phosphatase PhoX — protein MKKKLLTVGALAILASSGIQAQTLIFNKNASWSYKDNNQAQPAGWNAKTYDISTWAVGNGPLGYGDPVTTTINSGLTTAYFAKDFTVDFSTLSDNMELGVMRDDGIIVYLNGEEVVRDNMPAGAVTFNTFSSTTIDGAAESVYNLFSIPKSKFVNGVNRLSIELHNRSTTSSDLRIDAYLKTTANTTIPVACNGTHISCFTSIVPTAQTDKLIIPAEHKYQLILKEGDNYTEGGGLVGGQNDFTAYVAKAGSSTNGYLSVNHETNPGGVTMAEINYNAISKLWQLTKSRAVSFSDPSLVQTIRNCSGGITPWGTVVTAEESVTSNDVNNDGYKDYGWLVEIDPATAQVISKNTDGSKGKLWQMGIMNHENVVVNNAGTTAYYGEDGGTHMVYKYVMDTPNNLSSGNLYVLKLDQGLSTAGDPVGTTATWIQVPNKTKADQNNTASLALSLGGTKFNGVEDVDISPLDGKIYFTAKGLDRVYRLQDNGTTASQVETFVGGGSSVYSFNTAQGMKSEAWGDGNDNLTFDELGNLWVLQDGGKNYIWVIAPDHTQANPKVKLFASMPAGSEPTGLTFTPDHKFGFFSIQHPDSTISTDVDATGNTINYKGKSATIVIALKNNLGTEGTLGTIDTKTAENTVTVAPNPTSGIVKINSAKGLKDISVTAYRIDGKIVYTKKFNGTNKVLDLDFTQQLEGSRVLVLNIEAEGGFQKTVKLLKK, from the coding sequence ATGAAGAAAAAACTACTAACAGTTGGAGCTTTGGCTATACTGGCCAGTTCTGGTATTCAGGCGCAGACATTGATATTCAATAAAAATGCGTCATGGAGCTATAAAGATAACAATCAGGCTCAGCCTGCCGGTTGGAATGCCAAAACCTATGATATTTCAACATGGGCGGTAGGAAACGGTCCGTTAGGGTATGGAGATCCTGTAACCACAACAATCAATTCAGGACTTACTACAGCTTATTTTGCTAAAGACTTTACAGTAGATTTTTCAACACTTTCCGATAATATGGAATTGGGAGTAATGAGAGACGACGGTATTATAGTATACCTTAACGGAGAGGAAGTTGTAAGAGACAATATGCCTGCAGGTGCTGTTACTTTCAATACTTTTTCATCTACAACTATTGATGGGGCAGCAGAAAGTGTTTATAACCTTTTCTCTATTCCAAAATCAAAATTTGTAAACGGGGTCAACAGACTTTCTATAGAATTGCACAACAGAAGTACGACCAGTTCAGATTTAAGAATTGATGCTTATCTGAAAACAACAGCCAATACAACTATTCCTGTAGCTTGTAACGGGACACATATCAGCTGCTTTACTTCAATTGTACCTACGGCACAGACCGATAAACTGATTATCCCTGCAGAACACAAATACCAGCTTATTTTAAAAGAAGGAGACAATTATACTGAAGGAGGAGGATTAGTGGGAGGTCAGAATGACTTTACAGCTTATGTTGCAAAAGCAGGAAGCAGTACGAACGGATATCTTTCTGTAAACCATGAAACGAATCCGGGAGGAGTTACCATGGCAGAAATCAATTATAATGCGATTTCAAAGCTTTGGCAGTTAACAAAGTCAAGAGCGGTAAGTTTCTCAGATCCAAGTTTGGTACAAACCATCAGAAACTGTTCAGGAGGAATTACCCCTTGGGGAACAGTAGTAACTGCTGAAGAATCTGTGACTTCCAATGATGTGAACAATGATGGCTACAAAGATTACGGTTGGTTGGTAGAAATTGATCCTGCAACAGCTCAGGTGATCTCTAAAAATACTGATGGTTCCAAAGGAAAACTTTGGCAGATGGGAATCATGAACCACGAAAATGTAGTGGTGAATAATGCAGGCACAACTGCTTATTATGGTGAAGACGGTGGAACGCACATGGTGTACAAATATGTGATGGATACTCCAAATAACCTTTCTTCAGGAAACCTGTATGTTTTAAAATTAGATCAGGGATTATCAACTGCGGGGGATCCGGTAGGAACTACTGCAACATGGATTCAGGTTCCTAATAAAACCAAAGCAGACCAGAACAATACGGCATCACTTGCTCTTTCATTAGGAGGAACGAAGTTTAATGGAGTAGAAGATGTTGATATCAGTCCATTAGACGGGAAAATCTATTTTACAGCTAAAGGATTAGACAGAGTATACCGTTTACAGGATAACGGAACTACAGCTTCTCAGGTAGAGACATTTGTAGGAGGAGGTTCTTCTGTATATTCTTTCAATACTGCTCAGGGAATGAAATCTGAAGCTTGGGGAGACGGAAATGATAACCTTACTTTTGATGAACTTGGAAACCTTTGGGTACTTCAGGACGGAGGTAAAAACTATATCTGGGTCATTGCTCCGGATCATACACAGGCTAACCCTAAAGTAAAACTATTTGCTTCTATGCCGGCTGGTTCAGAACCTACAGGACTTACATTTACGCCTGATCATAAATTTGGTTTCTTCTCTATTCAGCATCCGGATTCAACAATCTCTACAGATGTGGATGCTACAGGAAATACAATCAATTATAAAGGGAAATCAGCAACCATCGTAATTGCACTTAAAAATAACCTTGGAACTGAAGGGACTTTAGGAACTATTGATACTAAAACTGCAGAAAATACAGTAACCGTAGCACCAAACCCAACTTCCGGAATCGTAAAAATCAATTCAGCAAAAGGATTGAAAGATATTTCTGTAACCGCTTACAGAATTGACGGGAAAATCGTTTACACGAAAAAGTTCAACGGAACCAACAAAGTATTGGATCTTGACTTTACACAACAGTTGGAAGGATCTCGTGTTTTAGTTTTAAATATTGAAGCTGAAGGAGGTTTCCAGAAAACAGTTAAACTTTTAAAGAAATAA
- a CDS encoding glycoside hydrolase family 30 protein, with the protein MRKLIVSCFVVGVVINVSAQNYWKKNAGKTAKVILTNSKADEKMVDKGAVKFEQFGQPKETEACIFVAPHFKYQKLIGIGGAITDASAETFYKMPKNKQKEILDAYFGKNGLGYTVVRTNMNSCDFSSDSYTYVEDNDTSLKTFNVAHDEKYKIPMIKEAQKAIGNNFTFYFSPWSPPAWMKSNKSLYKGGRLENQYYQTWADYYIKFIKEYEKRGINIWGLTVQNEPMATQSWESCIYTAEEEGEFLKKNLGPTLWKNGYKDKKVMIWDHNRDLIYQRATTTLSDPETSKYASGIGYHWYETWNNKTQLFDNLAETHRAFPDKFLAFTEGCKEQFSMDKIYDVSLGELYSKNMLNDFNKGNALWTDWNILLDETGGPNHKGNFCFAPIIADTKTGEVFYTYEYYYIGHVSKYIKPNAQRIGSSSNRAALTSSAFMNENGQLVTVIMNDSDNDIETNLWIEGMAAKLNAPAHSIQTVIL; encoded by the coding sequence ATGAGAAAACTAATTGTAAGTTGTTTTGTAGTAGGCGTTGTCATCAATGTCAGTGCGCAGAATTATTGGAAAAAGAATGCAGGAAAAACAGCTAAGGTGATCCTTACTAACTCGAAAGCGGATGAGAAGATGGTGGATAAAGGAGCCGTTAAATTTGAACAATTTGGACAACCCAAAGAAACAGAAGCCTGTATTTTTGTGGCTCCCCATTTTAAATATCAGAAACTTATAGGAATTGGTGGTGCTATCACAGATGCATCTGCAGAGACTTTTTATAAAATGCCAAAGAATAAACAGAAGGAAATCCTGGATGCTTACTTTGGAAAAAATGGGTTGGGATACACAGTTGTCCGTACCAACATGAATTCCTGTGACTTCTCCAGTGATTCTTACACTTATGTAGAAGATAATGACACTTCTCTGAAAACGTTCAACGTTGCTCATGATGAGAAGTATAAAATTCCGATGATCAAAGAAGCACAGAAAGCGATCGGAAATAATTTCACATTTTATTTCTCCCCATGGAGTCCGCCAGCCTGGATGAAGTCAAATAAAAGCTTGTATAAAGGCGGACGATTAGAAAATCAATACTACCAGACGTGGGCAGATTATTATATCAAATTCATCAAAGAATACGAAAAGAGAGGAATTAATATCTGGGGATTAACCGTTCAGAACGAGCCAATGGCTACCCAAAGCTGGGAATCATGTATCTACACTGCTGAAGAAGAAGGAGAATTCCTGAAAAAGAACCTTGGGCCAACCCTTTGGAAAAACGGATATAAAGATAAAAAAGTAATGATCTGGGATCACAACAGAGACCTTATCTACCAAAGAGCAACCACCACTTTAAGTGATCCCGAAACATCAAAATATGCTAGCGGAATCGGATACCACTGGTATGAAACATGGAATAATAAAACGCAGCTTTTTGATAATTTAGCAGAAACTCACAGAGCTTTTCCGGATAAATTTCTGGCATTCACTGAAGGGTGTAAAGAACAGTTCAGTATGGATAAGATCTATGATGTAAGTCTGGGGGAACTGTACAGCAAAAATATGCTGAATGATTTCAACAAAGGAAATGCTTTATGGACCGACTGGAATATTCTATTGGATGAAACCGGAGGACCTAATCATAAAGGAAATTTCTGTTTTGCCCCGATTATTGCAGATACCAAAACAGGAGAGGTGTTCTATACCTATGAATACTATTATATAGGCCACGTTTCAAAATATATCAAGCCGAATGCTCAGAGAATCGGCAGCTCATCCAACAGAGCCGCGCTTACATCTTCTGCTTTTATGAATGAAAACGGACAATTGGTAACTGTTATTATGAATGATTCAGACAATGATATTGAAACAAACCTATGGATTGAAGGAATGGCTGCCAAACTGAATGCTCCTGCACACTCTATACAGACCGTAATTTTATAA
- a CDS encoding cytochrome-c peroxidase has protein sequence MRSYPLLVIVLLIGFAVMSFNPVYKGKESENTFVNKGLSNFKTKLEQLKSDVDKFSEDRISLQELQKSLSSTRNSFKEIEFYVAYHYPEFTKTHLNAAPLFHIEAAGTSAYTLPPEGLQVLDELIFSEEAANEKEKIKTITTFLYNSYSGFYLSALKNGLSKGNNKTLPLRVELIRIYSLGVTGFDTPGSLNISEETIHAFSGMQKYINDDPYFKNYNTGKANQILTEAISYLSKNTDFETFDRIEFYKKYVQPLYEELGKWDGRPDDLKEFSGWNVGNKNFFSSDFLDPYFYTLLKSSEDNPELRNLGKSIFYDQNLSGNEKMSCATCHLQENAFTDLKARSQSNVEGKTVLRNSPSLYNAVFAKRFFYDLRAFYLEQQAEHVIYNEQEFNTSYENIIQKLKTKPEYKKAFRAAFKDGKISKENFSKALSSYVASLYSFDSDFDRFMRNEKNVSDDVKKGFNLFMGKANCATCHFAPHFSGLVPPFFNENESEVLGIPTRPIKQLPVELDQDLGRGNSPVKKEKSWIYDYSFKTVTVRNIALTKPYFHNGAFNTLEEVLDFYNEGGGEGLGLKMKNQTLAPDKLNLTETEIKQIIAFLNALTDVSKAK, from the coding sequence ATGAGATCTTATCCACTGCTTGTAATTGTCCTTTTGATAGGATTTGCAGTAATGTCTTTTAATCCTGTTTATAAAGGAAAAGAAAGCGAAAATACATTTGTCAATAAAGGGTTGTCCAACTTTAAAACCAAGCTTGAACAGCTGAAATCAGATGTTGATAAGTTCTCTGAAGACCGCATTTCTCTGCAAGAATTACAGAAATCACTGAGCAGTACAAGGAATTCATTCAAAGAAATAGAATTTTATGTGGCTTATCATTATCCTGAATTTACGAAAACTCATCTTAACGCTGCACCTCTTTTCCATATTGAAGCTGCAGGAACATCAGCATATACACTTCCTCCTGAAGGGCTGCAGGTACTGGATGAACTTATATTTTCAGAAGAAGCAGCCAATGAGAAAGAAAAGATCAAAACCATTACTACGTTTTTATACAACAGCTATTCCGGGTTTTATCTAAGTGCTTTAAAAAACGGCTTAAGCAAAGGCAACAACAAGACATTACCTTTACGTGTAGAGCTGATCAGGATCTATTCACTCGGAGTTACGGGTTTTGATACTCCCGGTTCATTGAATATTTCCGAGGAAACAATCCATGCTTTTTCAGGGATGCAGAAATACATTAATGACGATCCTTATTTTAAAAATTATAATACTGGTAAGGCTAATCAAATATTAACAGAAGCAATCAGCTACCTTTCAAAAAATACCGATTTTGAAACTTTTGACAGAATTGAGTTTTATAAAAAATATGTACAGCCTTTGTACGAAGAGCTCGGAAAATGGGACGGAAGACCTGATGATCTTAAAGAATTTTCCGGTTGGAATGTAGGAAACAAAAACTTTTTCAGCAGTGATTTTTTAGATCCGTATTTTTATACCTTATTGAAATCCTCAGAAGATAATCCGGAACTCCGAAACCTTGGAAAATCTATTTTCTATGATCAGAACTTAAGCGGTAACGAAAAGATGAGCTGTGCAACCTGCCACCTGCAGGAAAATGCTTTTACAGATCTTAAAGCCAGATCACAAAGCAATGTAGAAGGAAAAACGGTTTTGAGAAATTCTCCATCTTTGTATAATGCTGTTTTTGCCAAAAGATTTTTCTATGATCTTCGTGCTTTTTATCTGGAACAGCAGGCAGAACACGTTATTTATAATGAACAGGAATTCAATACAAGCTATGAAAATATTATTCAGAAGCTAAAAACAAAACCTGAATATAAAAAGGCTTTCCGTGCAGCTTTCAAGGATGGAAAGATCAGTAAAGAAAACTTTTCAAAAGCATTAAGTTCTTATGTAGCTTCATTATACTCATTTGACAGCGATTTTGACCGTTTTATGAGAAATGAAAAGAATGTTTCCGATGATGTGAAAAAAGGGTTCAATCTGTTTATGGGAAAAGCCAATTGTGCAACCTGCCATTTTGCGCCTCACTTTTCCGGATTGGTGCCGCCTTTTTTTAATGAAAATGAATCTGAAGTGCTGGGAATACCTACCAGACCAATCAAACAGCTTCCTGTGGAGCTTGATCAGGATCTGGGAAGAGGAAACAGTCCTGTAAAAAAAGAAAAATCATGGATTTATGATTACTCTTTCAAAACTGTTACAGTGAGAAATATTGCCCTTACCAAACCATACTTTCATAACGGAGCTTTCAATACATTAGAAGAAGTTCTTGACTTTTATAACGAAGGAGGCGGAGAAGGATTAGGATTAAAAATGAAAAACCAAACCCTTGCGCCGGATAAATTAAACCTTACCGAAACGGAAATAAAACAGATCATAGCCTTTCTGAATGCTCTTACGGATGTGAGTAAAGCGAAATAA
- a CDS encoding nucleoside phosphorylase: protein MLNKLAASELVLNEDGSVYHLNLLPEDIADKIILVGDPDRVAKVSKYFDTVEIKKNKREFYTHTGTLRGERITVMSTGIGTENIDIVMNELDALVNIDLKNKEFKTEHKALELFRMGTCGSVNPDVQVDNMLVTQNVVGLDGLMHFYQDYNFENEFSKNFLEKFPYEKIKPMLYFSDWAEEMGDYYKDAKYHGNTATFPGFYAPQGRQLRLKAVDDKFLETLNDLGITNFEMETSAIYALSKLLGHKAITVNNVIANRRRGEFSADHHASEKNLIDWVLERIIK from the coding sequence ATGCTAAACAAACTTGCTGCCTCAGAACTTGTTCTGAATGAAGACGGAAGTGTATACCACCTGAATCTTTTACCTGAAGATATTGCTGACAAAATCATCCTTGTAGGTGATCCTGACCGAGTGGCGAAAGTTTCAAAATACTTTGATACCGTAGAGATCAAAAAAAATAAAAGAGAATTCTATACGCATACAGGAACGCTTCGCGGAGAAAGAATTACCGTAATGTCAACAGGTATCGGAACTGAAAACATCGATATCGTAATGAACGAGCTGGATGCCTTAGTGAATATTGATCTTAAAAATAAAGAATTTAAGACTGAGCACAAAGCTCTTGAACTTTTCCGTATGGGAACTTGTGGAAGTGTAAACCCTGATGTACAGGTTGACAATATGCTGGTAACTCAAAATGTAGTAGGATTAGATGGATTGATGCATTTTTATCAGGATTATAACTTCGAAAATGAATTTTCTAAAAACTTCCTTGAAAAATTCCCTTATGAAAAAATCAAGCCGATGCTTTACTTCTCAGACTGGGCTGAAGAAATGGGTGACTATTACAAAGATGCCAAATACCATGGAAATACTGCAACATTCCCAGGATTCTATGCTCCACAAGGAAGACAGCTTCGTCTGAAAGCAGTAGATGATAAATTCCTGGAAACATTGAATGACCTTGGAATCACCAATTTCGAAATGGAAACCTCTGCCATCTATGCTCTTTCAAAATTATTGGGCCATAAAGCAATTACTGTAAATAACGTTATTGCAAACAGAAGACGCGGTGAGTTCTCTGCAGACCATCATGCTTCTGAGAAAAACCTTATTGATTGGGTATTGGAAAGAATTATTAAGTAA